The Henckelia pumila isolate YLH828 chromosome 2, ASM3356847v2, whole genome shotgun sequence genome includes a window with the following:
- the LOC140883803 gene encoding uncharacterized protein, giving the protein MEALYSKLYSKYSKLKKEKESRLDKLNRGQELKFMNYVAAADEMIEYLKSENDTLRGQVDDLKSELAAKRSSSDDHVQCQKLLLEENNKNKELSEEISKLRKLESQECSNCAVNKEIDNERRTSHQNSPAEGARSKYVLKSAKKRKLEHITEGTVKAQVDGGHGHLTDSAPLSIQQPAFCQIMVNSPGGDAADNNAVYCLFQCLVESVLGMKVSRHSQSSRPCIQAQHQSSGYSFSLTWVTNTHGEAELLYRVLSLGTFDKVAPEWMREMLMFSTSMCDIFFERLSRVIKC; this is encoded by the exons ATGGAGGCGCTTTATTCGAAGCTCTACAGCAAATACTCCAAACTCAAG AAAGAGAAAGAATCCAGACTAGACAAGCTAAATCGTGGGCAagaactgaaattcatgaactATGTAGCTG CTGCGGATGAAATGATAGAATACTTGAAAAGTGAAAATGACACGCTACGTGGACAAGTAGATGATTTAAAAAGTGAACTGGCTGCTAAAAG ATCTTCTAGCGATGATCATGTTCAGTGCCAGAAGCTTTTGTtggaagaaaataataaaa ACAAGGAACTCTCAGAAGAAATTTCTAAGCTTCGGAAGCTTGAATCACAAGAATGCTCAAACTGTGCTGTGAATAAGGAAATTGATAATGAGCGGCGAACTTCACATCAAAATTCTCCAGCTGAAGGAGCACGTAGTAAATATGTTCTTAAATCAGCAAAAAAACGTAAACTTGAGCATATAACCGAAGGAACAGTCAAAGCTCAGGTTGATGGGGGACATGGGCATCTGACAGATAGTGCGCCTCTGAGCATCCAACAG CCTGCGTTCTGTCAAATAATGGTCAACAGTCCAG GGGGTGATGCCGCGGACAATAATGCTGTTTACTGCCTTTTTCAATGTCTTGTCGAGTCAGTACTTGGCATGAAAGTCTCCCGTCATAGTCAAAGTAGTAGACCATGTATACAGGCGCAACACCAATCAAGCG GTTATTCTTTCAGTTTGACATGGGTGACTAACACACACGGAGAAGCAGAACTCCTATATCGGGTTCTGTCGCTAGGGACATTTGATAAAGTGGCACCAGAGTGGATGAGGGAGATGCTGATGTTCAGCACAAGCATGTGTGACATCTTTTTCGAGAGGCTTTCCCGTGTTATCAAATGTTAA